A genomic window from Pseudoalteromonas piratica includes:
- a CDS encoding flagellar hook-length control protein FliK — protein sequence MAIIDSQLSVTNLDVGLASSTSETDNKNGFLAVLTSVQNEADAKQRAAENEQAELLRQEESNEADKKVAELEHEEREKSEDNNAQTDESDTAKQAITVEKDYSQDDVSSTRSKDFQQLSSLAVDTDSDTDKSKFERSDWAKSQPLSKEETKANMSGGVNDAAQKSSSALQALENADAQTEDATSFLEQLAKSQSLNVELSKTTNDQAVDKQAITSITDKAIDKGEPKSDPKFTQNIVTLDKEIEKLDKEALASLKQLFTQLNDENFEQLGLSKQEIRQVLDKLNLALERVDTKPSKQTVTLQSVLTKSMEGSEQTESVKNDGAIKLSENTKSSLSQLVDDGKIIIPSDKSATITRPDKQVPHSATPVSNAIAQAITEEAGTSQLANQKTAELVNQPVVNPVQANLYNQDSAQKQQSRAELNNMMKQIVTDTENVEAENEFDFGDQASEQSMSFSKLLNSLKNNANTPVLSQLVTQIQSSQLQQAELRDVNQQHIALQTAQVMQNTKEVSATAEQVLQQPVNIARNDAAKALFDKANMLLNLNLKEAEIRLDPPELGSMQIRIRSDAEQAQINFVVQSQQAKEMLEQSMGRLKEMLAEQGINLGESSVSEQGQNEQQMAEQSSSPLGVELSADDGVELSEQILSKQQDGIDFYA from the coding sequence ATGGCAATAATTGATTCACAGTTAAGCGTTACAAACCTTGATGTGGGATTAGCGTCCTCAACTTCTGAAACAGACAATAAAAACGGCTTTTTAGCTGTTCTAACCTCAGTACAAAATGAAGCTGATGCAAAACAACGTGCAGCTGAAAATGAACAAGCCGAGTTGTTAAGACAAGAAGAATCTAATGAAGCTGATAAAAAAGTTGCAGAATTGGAGCATGAAGAACGCGAGAAGTCGGAGGACAACAACGCCCAAACTGATGAATCTGACACAGCGAAGCAAGCTATAACAGTTGAAAAAGACTATTCGCAAGATGATGTTTCCTCAACACGTTCTAAAGACTTTCAACAGCTCTCAAGCCTTGCTGTAGACACTGACAGTGACACAGATAAATCAAAGTTTGAGCGTTCTGACTGGGCTAAATCTCAACCTTTAAGCAAAGAAGAAACAAAAGCTAACATGAGTGGTGGAGTAAATGACGCTGCTCAAAAGAGTAGTTCAGCTTTGCAAGCACTTGAGAATGCAGACGCTCAAACTGAGGACGCCACTTCATTTTTAGAACAATTAGCGAAAAGTCAGTCACTTAATGTGGAGTTATCAAAAACCACGAATGATCAAGCAGTAGATAAGCAAGCGATAACCTCAATAACCGATAAAGCTATTGATAAAGGCGAACCAAAAAGTGACCCTAAGTTTACGCAAAATATAGTCACTCTTGATAAAGAAATTGAAAAATTAGATAAAGAAGCCCTCGCCTCTCTAAAGCAACTATTTACTCAGCTTAATGACGAAAACTTTGAACAATTGGGGTTATCAAAACAAGAAATCCGCCAAGTGCTTGATAAACTGAACTTAGCTCTTGAGCGCGTTGATACAAAGCCTTCAAAACAAACCGTTACATTGCAATCGGTGTTAACAAAGTCAATGGAAGGCAGTGAACAAACTGAAAGTGTCAAGAATGATGGAGCAATCAAGCTCAGTGAGAATACAAAAAGCAGTCTGTCACAGTTAGTTGACGATGGAAAAATAATCATACCATCTGACAAGTCTGCAACTATTACGCGACCAGATAAACAAGTTCCACATAGTGCAACTCCTGTTAGCAATGCAATAGCGCAAGCTATTACAGAAGAAGCAGGAACAAGCCAATTAGCTAATCAAAAAACGGCAGAACTAGTGAATCAACCGGTCGTAAATCCTGTTCAAGCTAATTTATATAACCAAGATTCAGCGCAAAAGCAGCAGTCACGTGCAGAACTAAATAACATGATGAAGCAAATTGTTACTGATACCGAGAACGTTGAAGCGGAAAATGAGTTTGATTTTGGTGATCAAGCAAGTGAGCAATCAATGAGCTTTAGTAAGTTGCTTAATTCACTAAAAAATAATGCTAATACACCTGTGTTATCGCAACTCGTCACACAAATTCAATCGAGTCAGTTGCAACAAGCTGAATTAAGAGACGTGAATCAACAGCATATTGCATTACAAACAGCACAAGTTATGCAGAATACAAAAGAAGTGAGTGCGACAGCGGAACAAGTTTTACAGCAGCCAGTTAATATTGCTCGAAATGATGCAGCTAAGGCATTGTTTGATAAAGCGAATATGCTGCTAAATCTGAACCTTAAAGAAGCTGAGATTAGATTAGATCCGCCGGAGTTAGGTTCGATGCAGATTCGTATCCGATCAGATGCCGAACAGGCACAAATTAATTTCGTGGTGCAAAGCCAACAAGCGAAAGAGATGTTAGAACAATCGATGGGGCGTTTGAAAGAAATGCTAGCTGAGCAAGGCATAAATCTAGGGGAAAGTAGTGTCTCCGAACAAGGACAAAATGAGCAACAAATGGCAGAGCAATCAAGCTCACCGCTAGGTGTTGAGCTTAGTGCAGACGATGGTGTTGAATTATCTGAACAAATTCTCAGCAAACAGCAAGATGGAATTGATTTTTACGCTTAA
- the fliL gene encoding flagellar basal body-associated protein FliL: MADEKDLEIEEGGEKKGGKMMIIIIAVVVLLAGGGAAFFFMGGDDSAPAETLAEETSTAEGGEGQAKTSSAEIGSALYVGMPRPFVFNVPGSAKDRLVQIKVQLLVRGDVNEETAKRHIPLIENTLLRVFSASNADDLSTTAGKEALRYNALTEVQNALVEIEDSKVIERVLFTGFVMQ; the protein is encoded by the coding sequence ATGGCAGATGAAAAAGATCTTGAAATAGAAGAAGGTGGTGAGAAAAAAGGCGGAAAAATGATGATTATCATCATTGCCGTTGTTGTCTTGCTCGCCGGTGGTGGCGCAGCCTTTTTCTTTATGGGTGGTGATGATAGTGCTCCAGCAGAAACACTCGCAGAAGAAACAAGTACTGCAGAGGGTGGCGAAGGGCAAGCAAAAACCAGCTCTGCGGAAATTGGCAGTGCACTTTATGTTGGTATGCCACGACCATTTGTTTTTAATGTACCAGGTTCAGCGAAAGATCGACTCGTGCAAATTAAGGTACAGCTTTTGGTTCGCGGTGACGTGAACGAAGAAACAGCAAAACGACACATCCCATTAATTGAAAACACCCTGCTACGCGTTTTTTCAGCAAGTAATGCCGATGATTTAAGTACCACAGCAGGTAAAGAAGCATTGCGCTATAACGCATTAACTGAAGTGCAAAATGCTTTAGTTGAAATTGAAGACAGTAAAGTGATAGAACGCGTTCTATTTACTGGCTTTGTAATGCAATAA
- the fliM gene encoding flagellar motor switch protein FliM yields the protein MSDLLSQDEIDALLHGVDDVDEEEIDEGGDSDASALQYDFSSQDRIVRGRMPTLEIVNERFARHMRISLFNMMRRTAEVSINGVQMIKFGEYIHTLFVPTSLNMVRFRPLKGTGLITMEARLVFILVDNFFGGDGRYHAKIEGREFTPTERRIVQMLLKIIFEDYKEAWAPVMDVSFEYLDSEVNPAMANIVSPTEVVVISSFHIELDGGGGDFHIALPYSMLEPIRELLDAGVQSDTEDTDLRWSKALRDEIMDVEVDLSTRMLEVDLSLQQIMELKEGDIIPVEMPEHITVFIEDLPTYRAKMGRSRDNVALQISEKIKRPESVKSELHVFTKGGKKLDSDAELEQLEEDLHLSDGVDLDW from the coding sequence GTGAGCGACTTATTATCTCAAGACGAAATTGACGCGCTCTTACACGGCGTTGATGATGTTGACGAAGAAGAGATAGACGAAGGCGGCGATAGCGATGCCTCCGCATTGCAATACGATTTCTCATCGCAGGATCGTATTGTGCGTGGTCGCATGCCAACGCTTGAAATCGTTAACGAACGATTCGCTCGCCATATGCGTATTTCACTCTTTAATATGATGCGCCGCACGGCAGAAGTGTCAATTAATGGCGTGCAAATGATCAAATTTGGTGAGTACATTCATACCTTATTTGTTCCGACCAGCTTAAATATGGTGCGTTTCAGACCATTAAAGGGAACCGGCTTGATTACCATGGAAGCACGTTTAGTGTTTATCTTGGTAGATAACTTTTTCGGTGGTGATGGTCGCTATCATGCGAAAATTGAAGGCCGTGAATTTACCCCCACAGAACGCCGTATTGTGCAAATGCTGTTGAAAATCATCTTTGAAGATTACAAAGAAGCATGGGCACCTGTCATGGATGTATCTTTTGAATATTTAGATTCAGAAGTGAACCCGGCAATGGCCAACATTGTAAGTCCAACAGAAGTTGTCGTAATCAGCTCGTTTCATATTGAACTTGATGGTGGTGGTGGTGACTTCCATATTGCACTGCCTTATTCAATGCTTGAGCCTATCCGTGAACTGCTCGATGCTGGTGTGCAATCTGATACTGAAGATACCGACTTACGCTGGTCTAAAGCGTTACGTGATGAAATTATGGATGTTGAAGTCGACTTAAGCACACGTATGCTTGAAGTTGATTTAAGCTTACAGCAAATCATGGAATTAAAAGAGGGTGATATCATTCCGGTAGAAATGCCTGAGCATATTACGGTATTTATTGAAGACTTACCGACCTACCGCGCTAAAATGGGTCGTTCTCGCGACAATGTTGCGTTGCAAATTAGTGAAAAGATTAAACGTCCAGAATCTGTTAAATCCGAACTGCATGTATTCACCAAGGGCGGTAAAAAACTCGATTCAGATGCTGAATTAGAGCAATTAGAAGAAGATTTACATTTATCAGATGGTGTAGACCTCGACTGGTAA
- the fliN gene encoding flagellar motor switch protein FliN — MSDDQDTMDEWAAALAEAEGEDGGEAEVAELEELSEDSKADLTTEEKRKLDTILDIPVTISMEVGRSKISIRNLLQLNQGSVVELDRVAGEPLDVLVNGTLIAHGEVVVVNDKFGIRLTDVISQIERIKKLR; from the coding sequence ATGAGCGATGATCAAGATACAATGGACGAATGGGCTGCAGCGCTAGCTGAAGCAGAAGGCGAAGATGGTGGTGAAGCAGAGGTTGCTGAACTCGAAGAGCTGTCTGAAGATTCAAAAGCAGATTTAACCACTGAAGAAAAACGTAAACTGGATACGATTTTAGATATTCCTGTGACCATTTCAATGGAAGTGGGTCGTTCTAAAATAAGCATTCGTAACCTACTGCAGCTTAACCAGGGCTCGGTCGTTGAACTTGATCGTGTTGCAGGTGAACCGTTAGATGTGTTGGTGAATGGTACACTTATCGCACACGGTGAAGTGGTTGTGGTTAACGACAAATTTGGTATTCGTTTAACGGATGTTATTAGCCAAATTGAACGGATTAAAAAACTACGATGA
- the fliO gene encoding flagellar biosynthetic protein FliO, giving the protein MIKRAALLFLPCTALAAEPAGFQQLASMLLSLILVVVCIVALGLLVKRFNPQITQSEDFKVIRTINLGSKERLLVVEMDDKHHVLGVTSGSINYLYQLETPLADQQMPEFAKQLAHFMNPKNKK; this is encoded by the coding sequence ATGATCAAGCGAGCAGCGCTTTTATTTTTGCCATGCACAGCGTTGGCTGCCGAGCCTGCTGGTTTTCAACAGTTGGCTTCGATGTTATTGTCGTTAATCTTAGTCGTTGTGTGTATTGTTGCTTTGGGTTTGTTGGTAAAACGCTTTAACCCTCAAATAACTCAAAGCGAAGACTTTAAAGTTATCCGTACAATTAATTTGGGTAGCAAAGAGCGATTGTTAGTTGTTGAAATGGACGATAAGCACCATGTGTTAGGTGTTACATCAGGCTCTATAAACTATTTGTATCAACTAGAAACACCTTTGGCAGATCAACAGATGCCAGAGTTTGCCAAGCAATTGGCGCATTTTATGAATCCGAAAAATAAGAAATAA
- the fliP gene encoding flagellar type III secretion system pore protein FliP (The bacterial flagellar biogenesis protein FliP forms a type III secretion system (T3SS)-type pore required for flagellar assembly.) encodes MCLKLFVVALFFLLPDIASANDGLQALTVKTNADGAQEYSVTLQVLIMMTALSFIPAAVIMMTSFTRIIVVLAILRQAIGLQQTPSSQLLVGMALFMSIFIMAPIYKQIDDRAIQPYLKEELTSIQALDQAKEPLKAFMLSQTRISDLETFAKIAGYEKLDAPEDTPFIVVIPAFITSELQTAFIIGFMFFIPFLIVDLVVASVLMAMGMMMLSPMIVSLPFKIMLFVLVDGWSLVMGTLARSYGLGT; translated from the coding sequence ATGTGTCTAAAATTATTCGTTGTTGCGCTGTTTTTTCTTTTACCTGACATAGCGTCTGCAAATGATGGATTACAAGCATTAACCGTTAAAACGAACGCGGATGGTGCACAAGAATACTCAGTCACATTACAAGTTTTGATCATGATGACGGCGCTGAGTTTTATCCCAGCGGCAGTGATTATGATGACATCTTTTACACGTATTATTGTGGTGCTGGCAATTTTGCGCCAAGCAATTGGCTTACAGCAAACACCCTCCAGTCAACTTTTAGTGGGTATGGCGCTGTTTATGAGTATATTTATTATGGCGCCTATCTATAAACAGATTGATGATCGTGCAATTCAGCCTTATCTAAAAGAAGAGCTAACTTCGATTCAAGCGCTCGATCAAGCAAAAGAGCCACTAAAAGCCTTTATGTTATCGCAAACACGAATTTCTGATTTAGAAACTTTTGCAAAAATAGCAGGCTATGAAAAGCTCGATGCACCTGAAGATACACCTTTTATTGTTGTTATTCCTGCCTTTATCACGAGCGAACTGCAAACCGCGTTTATTATCGGTTTTATGTTTTTTATTCCGTTTCTGATTGTTGACTTAGTGGTTGCCAGTGTCTTAATGGCAATGGGTATGATGATGCTCTCACCTATGATTGTTTCACTGCCTTTTAAGATAATGCTGTTTGTATTAGTGGATGGCTGGTCGCTGGTGATGGGAACATTAGCCCGTAGTTATGGCTTAGGGACATAG
- the fliQ gene encoding flagellar biosynthesis protein FliQ, whose translation MQPEIFVEVLSEALFLVIKLVAAIIVPSLIVGLIVAIFQAATSINEQTLSFLPRLVVTLLALIYGAHWITQKLTDYFHQMVEIIPQIAG comes from the coding sequence ATGCAACCAGAAATATTTGTTGAGGTACTTAGTGAAGCACTTTTTTTGGTGATAAAGCTCGTAGCAGCGATTATTGTTCCCAGTTTAATCGTTGGTTTGATCGTGGCAATCTTCCAAGCAGCCACGTCAATTAACGAACAAACATTAAGTTTTCTTCCGCGTTTAGTCGTTACCTTGCTTGCACTTATATATGGTGCCCATTGGATTACACAAAAGCTGACTGATTATTTCCATCAAATGGTGGAGATTATTCCGCAAATTGCCGGCTAG
- the fliR gene encoding flagellar biosynthetic protein FliR: MEILFSQLVQYLSDFLLPLARISAMFMVMVGIGVKTVPTRVKLGLSVLVTLLVMPILPPSQFNELFSFQMILVVLQQILIGAAMGLASVMMLNTFILAGQILAMQTGLGFASIVDPANGQNVPAVGQFYLILATLLFWVYDGHLMMIQMLVHSFTALPIDGTWWPVVNFQKIALWGSWMFATALVLSLAPLTAMLVINFSFGVMTRAAPQLNIFTIGFPFTLLAGLVIIWATMTNFIAQFEFQWLKMIELMCDLVGCQV, from the coding sequence ATGGAAATATTATTTAGCCAGCTTGTTCAATACCTTTCGGATTTCCTTCTACCTTTAGCACGTATTTCGGCCATGTTTATGGTGATGGTGGGTATTGGGGTTAAAACTGTCCCCACTCGTGTAAAACTAGGTCTATCTGTGCTTGTTACTTTGTTGGTAATGCCAATTTTGCCACCTAGTCAGTTTAATGAACTGTTTAGTTTTCAAATGATACTGGTTGTCTTGCAGCAAATACTCATAGGCGCGGCAATGGGGCTAGCTTCTGTAATGATGTTAAACACATTTATATTGGCTGGCCAAATACTCGCGATGCAAACGGGTTTGGGTTTTGCATCCATCGTTGACCCTGCCAATGGCCAAAATGTCCCGGCGGTTGGTCAATTCTATTTGATTTTAGCGACGTTGCTTTTTTGGGTATATGACGGTCATTTAATGATGATCCAGATGTTAGTTCATAGCTTCACGGCATTACCAATCGATGGAACATGGTGGCCTGTTGTTAATTTTCAAAAAATTGCTTTATGGGGCAGTTGGATGTTTGCAACGGCGCTGGTGTTGTCATTAGCGCCATTAACTGCCATGCTGGTTATAAACTTTTCGTTTGGGGTAATGACTCGAGCTGCACCTCAGTTAAACATTTTTACCATTGGTTTTCCGTTTACACTGCTTGCTGGGCTTGTGATTATTTGGGCAACTATGACTAACTTCATTGCACAGTTTGAGTTTCAATGGTTAAAGATGATTGAGCTAATGTGTGACCTTGTTGGTTGCCAAGTATAG
- the flhB gene encoding flagellar biosynthesis protein FlhB — protein MAEGSDQERTEEPTAKKLADAAKKGQVARSKETGTTFVLIAAAVSFLLFGKDIAVGLYNVMGRLLTLNRNEVYDTTKMFSVWGEIANELWYGMTMFVLCLLVAGVIGNTFLGGFNFSWEAAAPKASKMSPIKGLTRMFGKQAAIELVKALLKFGLIATVAVYLIKGYFPEILTLSLEAVPGNIEHALWILAWMFFALAMTLIVIAAIDAPFQKWNHNEQLKMTLQEVKDEFKNSEGDPQIKARIRRTQREMSQRRMMQDVPDADVVVTNPTHFAVALKYDTEKAGAPIVIAIGGDEIALQIRKIADRYDVPIVESPLLARSLYHTGEIGQQIPEQLFVAVAQVLAYVYQLKQFNKGRGKRPEKLAANLPIPEEFKY, from the coding sequence ATGGCAGAAGGCTCAGATCAAGAACGCACCGAAGAACCCACCGCCAAAAAATTAGCTGACGCGGCTAAAAAAGGGCAGGTGGCCCGTTCAAAAGAAACTGGCACAACCTTTGTGCTGATTGCTGCTGCTGTTAGCTTTTTATTGTTTGGAAAGGACATTGCTGTTGGCCTTTACAATGTAATGGGTAGATTATTAACGCTCAATCGCAATGAAGTTTACGATACCACTAAAATGTTCTCTGTGTGGGGCGAGATAGCTAATGAACTGTGGTATGGCATGACCATGTTTGTATTATGTTTACTGGTTGCTGGCGTAATCGGTAATACCTTTTTGGGAGGGTTTAATTTTAGTTGGGAAGCAGCAGCGCCGAAAGCAAGTAAAATGTCTCCAATCAAAGGTCTTACGCGGATGTTCGGTAAACAAGCTGCAATTGAGCTTGTCAAAGCGTTATTAAAATTTGGCCTTATTGCAACGGTCGCTGTCTATTTAATAAAAGGCTATTTTCCCGAAATTTTAACACTCAGCTTGGAAGCCGTTCCAGGCAATATTGAACATGCTCTTTGGATCCTAGCATGGATGTTTTTTGCGTTGGCTATGACATTAATTGTTATTGCAGCAATTGATGCGCCTTTTCAGAAATGGAATCACAACGAACAGCTAAAAATGACCTTGCAAGAAGTGAAAGATGAGTTCAAAAATAGTGAAGGTGACCCACAAATTAAAGCGCGTATTCGGCGTACACAACGTGAGATGTCTCAACGTAGAATGATGCAGGATGTACCGGATGCTGATGTTGTGGTCACTAACCCGACTCATTTCGCTGTGGCACTGAAATATGATACAGAGAAGGCCGGAGCGCCTATAGTAATCGCAATTGGTGGAGATGAAATCGCCCTGCAAATTAGAAAAATTGCAGATCGCTATGACGTTCCAATAGTTGAATCACCATTACTTGCTCGTTCACTCTACCACACAGGTGAAATTGGGCAGCAAATACCAGAACAATTATTTGTTGCTGTGGCACAAGTGCTAGCATACGTTTATCAATTAAAACAGTTCAATAAAGGACGTGGCAAACGGCCTGAAAAATTGGCTGCAAACCTACCTATACCTGAAGAATTCAAATATTAG
- the flhA gene encoding flagellar biosynthesis protein FlhA — MDFKATINQLNANKSDYLKGIGTPILVLAALGMVVLPMPAFLLDILFSFNIALSLVVLLITLYTLKPLDFGIFPTVLLIATILRLALNVASTRVVLLEGHEGGDAAGKVIEAFGSVVIGGNYAVGLVVFLILIIINFVVITKGAGRISEVSARFTLDAMPGKQMAIDADLNAGFITAEQARERRTEVTREADFYGSMDGASKFVKGDAIAGIIILVINIIGGLFIGMIQHDLPFSRAMEVYTLLTIGDGLVAQLPSLLLSIGTAIVVTRQNESQNMGEQFHTQLGNDKALYIAAGILIVMGLVPGMPKVAFLGLGLLIGGVAYWNQRIKTKKADEEAEQKAKGKSPSQEQAQIEQKELGWDDVQQVDVIGLEVGYRLIPLVDQAQGGELLSRIKGVRKKLSQELGFLVPPVHIRDNLELDPNEYRITLMGVSSGYGELKHNNELAINPGQVFGEVKGVATKDPAFGLDAVWIAPEQKDEAQSLGYTVVDAATVVATHISQLLHNHAALLLGHEEVQNLLDMLAKSHPRLIEGLVPDILPLTTIVKVLQNLLNEGVPIRDMRSIVQTLVEYGPRSQDPDVLTAAVRISLRRLIVQDVAGNTPEIPVITLAPELEQMLHQSLQSAGDEGAGIEPGLAERLQNSLGDAHQNQEMAGEPSILLTSGMLRSVLSRFVKHSLPGLRVMSYQEVPEEKQIKIVCSVGQQ, encoded by the coding sequence ATGGACTTCAAAGCCACAATAAACCAACTGAATGCGAATAAATCGGACTACTTAAAAGGTATAGGAACGCCTATTCTTGTGCTCGCAGCACTGGGCATGGTTGTACTACCTATGCCTGCGTTTCTACTCGATATTTTATTCTCATTTAATATTGCGCTTTCACTAGTTGTCCTGTTGATAACTTTATACACACTTAAGCCACTCGATTTTGGCATTTTTCCTACAGTGCTATTAATTGCAACGATTCTCCGCTTAGCTCTGAATGTAGCAAGTACGCGTGTGGTGTTACTTGAGGGGCATGAAGGGGGCGATGCAGCAGGTAAAGTGATTGAAGCATTTGGTTCAGTTGTAATTGGCGGTAACTATGCCGTTGGTTTGGTTGTATTTTTAATTCTGATCATTATAAACTTTGTTGTAATTACCAAAGGTGCTGGTCGTATTTCAGAAGTTTCGGCACGTTTTACGCTCGATGCGATGCCAGGTAAACAAATGGCAATTGATGCAGACTTGAACGCTGGTTTTATAACGGCTGAACAAGCCCGTGAACGTCGAACAGAAGTAACCCGTGAGGCTGACTTCTATGGTTCGATGGATGGTGCCAGTAAATTCGTAAAAGGGGATGCTATCGCGGGCATTATCATTTTAGTGATCAATATTATCGGTGGATTATTTATCGGAATGATCCAACACGATTTACCTTTTAGCCGTGCAATGGAAGTATATACTTTACTGACAATTGGTGATGGTCTAGTTGCTCAGCTACCTTCGTTATTACTTTCTATCGGCACTGCAATTGTTGTTACACGTCAAAATGAATCACAAAATATGGGCGAACAATTTCATACCCAACTTGGAAATGATAAAGCGCTTTATATCGCAGCAGGTATCTTGATTGTGATGGGATTGGTCCCTGGCATGCCAAAAGTCGCATTTTTAGGTCTCGGCTTGTTAATTGGTGGTGTTGCTTATTGGAACCAACGTATTAAGACCAAAAAGGCAGACGAAGAAGCAGAACAAAAAGCGAAAGGTAAGTCACCGAGTCAAGAACAAGCACAAATTGAACAAAAAGAATTAGGCTGGGACGATGTACAGCAAGTCGATGTTATTGGCCTAGAGGTAGGTTATCGCCTAATTCCACTAGTTGACCAAGCGCAAGGCGGTGAACTACTCAGTCGCATTAAAGGTGTACGTAAAAAGCTTTCACAAGAACTTGGTTTCTTGGTGCCGCCAGTGCATATTCGCGACAACTTAGAGCTTGATCCAAATGAATACCGCATTACCTTGATGGGGGTATCGAGTGGTTACGGTGAGTTAAAGCACAATAATGAATTAGCAATTAACCCAGGACAAGTTTTTGGTGAGGTGAAAGGGGTTGCGACTAAAGACCCTGCATTTGGTTTAGATGCTGTTTGGATTGCGCCAGAACAAAAAGATGAAGCACAATCACTTGGCTATACAGTAGTAGATGCTGCCACAGTTGTTGCCACTCACATTTCACAATTACTTCATAATCACGCTGCTCTTTTGCTTGGTCATGAAGAGGTGCAAAACCTGCTTGATATGTTAGCTAAGTCACACCCACGTTTAATTGAGGGACTTGTGCCAGATATTTTACCGCTCACAACTATCGTAAAAGTATTACAAAATTTACTTAACGAAGGGGTGCCAATTCGTGACATGCGTTCAATTGTACAAACCTTGGTTGAATATGGGCCACGTAGCCAAGATCCTGATGTATTAACGGCTGCAGTGCGTATTTCACTTCGTCGTTTGATTGTTCAAGATGTGGCTGGTAACACCCCTGAAATTCCTGTCATTACATTGGCGCCTGAGTTGGAACAGATGTTGCATCAGTCACTTCAAAGTGCAGGTGATGAAGGTGCTGGTATTGAACCAGGGCTTGCAGAAAGACTTCAAAACTCTCTCGGCGATGCTCATCAAAACCAAGAAATGGCAGGTGAACCTTCAATACTGTTGACATCGGGTATGCTGCGCAGTGTGTTATCACGATTTGTGAAACACAGCTTACCAGGGCTGCGTGTGATGTCTTATCAGGAAGTACCTGAAGAAAAACAGATAAAAATTGTTTGCTCGGTTGGTCAACAGTAA